One window of the Anopheles cruzii chromosome 2, idAnoCruzAS_RS32_06, whole genome shotgun sequence genome contains the following:
- the LOC128268221 gene encoding intraflagellar transport protein 88 homolog, translating to MSSNYDDDIYGGFAGVTNKLFNYDAKEDQAFQNAVRTSSYGKKTTTPKFFWNGDKIGSAEPTTAMARPSTAIRPVGYSSHSSKLFDPLNQAAKKIVVMESKKEETPEQRYKNLETKIYALLEESIVASTGPKPDMAIGLAKAKEASSLDRTLLRMRDQDGGTYTHNFDLTFFVLFNLANVYAKSEMYIEALNTYTLMTKNKMFPNVNRLKINMGNIYFHLGLYTKAIKMYRMALDQVPGNQKELRLKITHNIGILFIRMGQYSDAATSFEFIMSEKGDLKTGLHLILCYYALGNVEKIKHAFQLLLDIQIDYNEEEKVFQANSNPSYEYINELIKSDELHNYERKLRQLAEKNILISANLISTIIDDYFNDGYSWCVETIKNSYFSTLATDLELKKAVIYLKQDDFQQAIDTLKYFEKKESNIAINAAINLSFIYILKKDIAAAETYAEAAKKIDSYCPAAFINSGVCFMLKNDYESAKLMFTSALDIDSTSFEALYNMGLIFKKLADHNTALLYFRKIISSLGHEQHPEVLYQIAQQYDLLGDVSTALEYYLQLLSLVQQDHKIIQRIGELYEADGERQQAYHYHHESYRIYPIESSVINWLCSHYIELQVVEKAIGFYEKAVLRNPQDPYYLLRIAGCYRRIGNQQKSMNLFRMIHEHYPENTDCLRALMHLTQSQGNSEAYEKYASELQKLEKQKEVRQRIGNGRPPTSSNSRLSSGEYSSARAAVTASHEGGYQAPGTASGHHSAGQTGKSADVSPEYSNSFAQAAYTYGDPLGPPQERPRTGVRRNLTFEDESDEEINTYDLLPV from the exons ATGAGTTCCAACTATGACGACGACATTTACGGTGGATTTGCTGGTGTAACCAATAAGTTGTTCAATTACGACGCGAAAGAAGATCAAGCGTTTCAAAATGCGGTGCGAACGTCTAGCTACGGGAAAAAGACAACAACACCAAAGTTTTTCTGGAACGGTGATAAAATCGGTTCGGCAGAACCGACCACTGCCATGGCCCGCCCGTCTACGGCAATCCGGCCGGTCGGGTACTCGTCGCACAGTTCGAAGCTGTTCGACCCGCTCAACCAGGCGGCGAAAAAGATAGTCGTGATGGAGAGCAAAAAGGAGGAAACACCCGAGCAGCGGTACAAGAATCTGGAGACGAAGATTTACGCGTTGCTGGAGGAATCCATCGTGGCCAGCACCGGCCCAAAGCCGGACATGGCGATCGGGCTGGCGAAAGCAAAGGAAGCTTCGTCCCTCGACCGGACGTTGCTGCGAATGCGGGACCAGGACGGTGGCACTTACACGCACAACTTCGACCTTACTTTCTTCGTGCTGTTCAATCTGGCCAACGTCTACGCCAAGAGCGAGATGTACATCGAGGCGCTCAACACGTACACGCTGATGACGAAGAACAAAATGTTTCCGAACGTGAACCGGTTGAAGATCAACATGGGCAACATTTACTTCCACCTGGGGCTTTACACGAAAGCGATCAAAATGTACCGGATGGCGCTGGACCAGGTGCCGGGAAATCAGAAGGAGCTGCGGCTGAAAATAACGCACAACATTGGCATCCTGTTTATTCGCATGGGCCAGTATTCGGATGCGGCCACCAGCTTTGAGTTTATCATGTCCGAAAAGGGTGACCTGAAGACGGGATTGCACCTGATCCTGTGCTACTACGCGTTGGGAAACGTGGAGAAGATCAAACACGCgttccagctgctgctggacattCAAATCGATTACAACGAGGAGGAAAAGGTGTTCCAGGCAAAT TCCAATCCGTCGTACGAGTACATCAACGAGCTGATCAAATCGGATGAGCTGCACAATTACGAGCGAAAACTGCGCCAGCTGGCGGAGAAGAACATTCTGATCTCGGCCAATCTCATTTCGACCATCATTGACGACTACTTCAACGATGGGTACAGCTGGTGTGTGGAAACGATTAAGAACTCGTACTTTTCTACGCTGGCCACCGATTTGGAGCTGAAGAAGGCCGTCATCTACTTGAAGCAGGACGACTTTCAACAGGCCATCGATACTTTGAAGTACTTCGAAAAGAAAGAGTCCAACATTGCCATCAATGCGGCCATCAATTTAAGTTTTATCTACATTTTG AAAAAGGACATTGCGGCCGCAGAAACGTATGCCGAGGCGGCAAAAAAGATCGACAGCTACTGCCCGGCGGCCTTCATCAACAGTGGTGTTTGCTTCATGCTGAAAAATGACTACGAATCGGCCAAGCTGATGTTTACCAGCGCGCTGGACATCGATTCGACCTCGTTCGAGGCCCTGTACAACATGGGACTGATCTTTAAGAAGCTGGCCGACCACAACACAGCACTGCTGTACTTtcggaaaataatttccagTCTCGGCCACGAGCAACACCCGGAGGTTTTGTATCAGATCGCGCAACAGTATGACTTGCTGGGTGACGTTAGTACGGCCCTCGAGTACTACCTCCAGCTGCTCAGTCTGGTGCAACAGGATCACAAAATTATCCAGCGCATCGGAGAGCTGTACGAAGCGGACGGCGAGCGGCAACAGGCGTACCATTACCATCACGAGTCGTACCGCATCTATCCGATCGAGTCCAGCGTCATCAACTGGCTCTGTTCGCACTACATCGAACTGCAGGTGGTCGAGAAAGCGATCGGATTCTACGAAAAAGCAGTCCTTCGCAACCCACAGGATCCGTACTATCTGCTGCGCATTGCCGGCTGCTATCGTCGCATCGGAAATCAACAGAAGTCGATGAACCTCTTCCGGATGATCCACGAGCACTATCCGGAAAACACAGACTGCCTGCGGGCCCTCATGCATCTGACGCAGTCGCAGGGGAATAGTGAGGCGTACGAAAAGTACGCCAGTGAGTTGCAAAAGCTGGAAAAGCAGAAGGAAGTACGGCAGCGCATCGGCAATGGCCGCCCACCAACGAGCAGCA ACTCTCGCCTCTCCAGCGGAGAGTACAGTAGTGCGCGTGCCGCTGTGACCGCGTCTCACGAAGGAGGATACCAAGCTCCCGGAACGGCTTCCGGACATCATAGCGCAGGCCAGACCGGTAAAAGCGCCGACGTATCTCCTGAATATAGTAATAGTTTTGCGCAGGCTGCGTACACTTATGGAGATCCATTGGGACCACCACAAGAGCGACCGCGAACCGGCGTTCGCCGGAATCTTACTTTTGAAGACGAATCGGACGAAGAGATAAACACCTACGATCTGTTGCCAGTCTGA
- the LOC128266907 gene encoding uncharacterized protein LOC128266907: MSVEPPKKRNKRAESGSQNRALEAFEKLRLVLGQNYFNVCQRLALDYVPSCVRNIGECATHHANKRGPRTRCISSMRQSNALEQIVEQRPGHFVELIHHALIRREFIEANLFVAGLQLILTINEPSQELDVDYDVTTVLNGTIDVLEKSLDRFPPCRWDLRTVYNDVIFGHLAAPCFSKCDQREGLVKNVLHLLEQYIDQKPPEERKKRGVRKDGPAADVCATYSSWYLNNQQKYNIDLLPREDRFRRLFMVLQLLVKILEMDLAMWILRNPLKARQNLCHPSHCPLVAQLVWNGDTGSVNLFIRKLFQMFINMTALEYPDEDIVILARLLNLVLVAVNVSEFQHNEGMIQYPCLKKNSNYFAKQLWSTIELSAYYSVRLCLNTIRHVRAPFLKLSLTEHLIRKLQGPVHPMNVQGFFQHLLDRNWEECGDEVPSDSSSSRDGPVYPVFDRHKKRTRSSEISSQQYVDLLYGGFRAYCDMYQIASYFRELTVKPDQHSDSPEKPSPTKAASAHSIGGSSRTQIECFPHDTRIVTRQNIGERIIFHEVEVNEALLLAYREDIKHLLLIGQQLKQLQTAKERGLFHNWINFLSKVDPSLYDVDPSE, from the exons ATGTCGGTCGAGCCACCCAAGAAGCGGAATAAGCGAGCCGAAAGTGGCAGCCAGAATAGGGCCCTGGAAGCGTTCGAAAAGCTCCGGTTAGTACTGGGCCAAAACTATTTCAACGTTTGTCAGCGGTTGGCGCTGGATTATGTTCCTTCCTGTGTGCGCAACATTGGCGAGTGTGCGACCCACCACGCCAACAAACGCGGTCCTCGAACGCGCTGCATAAGTTCGATGCGTCAGAGCAACGCACTGGAGCAAATAGTGGAGCAACGTCCGGGTCATTTCGTGGAGCTAATTCACCATGCGCTAATTCGCCGTGAATTCATCGAGGCCAACCTGTTCGTGGCCGGTCTGCAGTTGATACTGACCATAAATGAGCCTTCACAGGAGCTGGACGTAGACTACGATGTGACGACGGTGCTAAACGGAACGATTGATGTCCTGGAGAAAAGTCTGGACCGCTTTCCACCGTGCCGGTGGGATCTGCGGACCGTCTATAACGACGTCATCTTCGGGCACCTTGCTGCGCCGTGCTTCAGCAAATGCGATCAGCGGGAAGGTTTGGTCAAGAATGTGCTGCATTTACTCGAGCAATACATTGACCAGAAGCCGCCggaagagcgaaaaaaacgtGGTGTCCGAAAAGATGGTCCTGCAGCCGACGTCTGCGCCACCTACAGTTCGTGGTACTTGAATAATCAGCAAAAGTACAACATCGATCTGCTGCCTCGCGAGGATCGATTTAGGCGACTGTTCATGGTGCTTCAGCTGTTGGTAAAGATTTTGGAAATGGACCTAGCCATGTGGATTTTGCG CAACCCATTGAAAGCGCGTCAAAACCTGTGCCACCCGTCACACTGTCCGTTGGTAGCGCAGCTGGTCTGGAACGGGGACACGGGCAGTGTCAATCTGTTCATTCGGAAGCTTTTCCAAATGTTCATCAACATGACCGCATTGGAGTATCCTGATGAAGACATTGTTATCCTAGCG CGTTTGTTAAACCTCGTGTTGGTGGCGGTTAACGTGAGCGAGTTTCAGCACAACGAGGGCATGATCCAGTATCCCTGTTTGAAGAAAAACAGTAACTACTTCGCAAAGCAGCTGTGGAGCACGATAGAATTGTCTGCGTACTACAGCGTGCGTCTGTGTCTCAACACGATCCGTCACGTTCGTGCACCGTTCCTAAAGCTATCGCTCACGGAACACCTGATCCGAAAGCTGCAAGGGCCGGTTCACCCAATGAACGTTCAAGGTTTCTTTCAACATCTGCTCGACCGTAACTGGGAAGAGTGTGGCGATGAAGTGCCGAGCGACAGTTCCTCATCGCGCGATGGGCCCGTGTATCCTGTGTTTGATCGCCATAAAAAACGAACGAGAAGCAGTGAAATCAGTAGCCAACAGTACGTCGATCTGCTGTACGGTGGGTTCCGGGCGTACTGCGATATGTATCAGATTGCGAGTTACTTCCGGGAGCTAACGGTGAAACCGGATCAACATTCCGACAGCCCCGAGAAACCATCACCGACCAAAGCAGCATCCGCACATTCGATAGGTGGTTCGTCTCGAACTCAGATTGAATGCTTTCCCCACGACACGCGCATCGTGACACGACAGAATATCGGCGAAAGAATTATATTTCATGAGGTGGAAGTAAACGaggcactgctgctggcgtacAGAGAGGACATCAAACACTTACTTTTGATCGGGCAGCAACTCAAGCAACTGCAAACAGCGAAGGAAAGAGGGCTTTTTCACAATTGGATCAACTTCCTGTCGAAAGTAGATCCGTCACTTTATGATGTGGATCCCAGTGAGTGA
- the LOC128266908 gene encoding histidine-rich glycoprotein: protein MAFLFKTVACLALLSLAAAEYGGGEEEHHQHHDVGYSYAKFSGPVSGPAHEVHVEDKHGHGHSIDYVAKPDYQFEYGVEDPKSKVSQSRKEHRHEDELHGEYSLHQPDGKLRTVKYSSNKHDGFQAEVLIDGKPLHEEELAKLAHEASQNAGAQHHHQHQFHHQHLHHQQDEHKAYGGAEQQTYGGESSYGGAEGGASYGGEEGEHEQYYHH, encoded by the exons ATGGCTTTCCTGTTCAAG ACCGTCGCCTGTCTGGCGTTGCTGTCATTGGCGGCCGCAGAGTACGGCGGTGGCGAGGAAgagcatcaccagcaccacgaTGTCGGTTACTCGTACGCCAAGTTCAGTGGCCCGGTCAGTGGGCCGGCGCACGAGGTCCACGTCGAGGACAAGCACGGACACGGGCACTCGATTGACTACGTCGCCAAGCCGGACTATCAGTTCGAGTACGGTGTCGAGGACCCGAAGAGCAAGGTGTCGCAGAGCCGCAAGGAGCACCGCCACGAGGACGAGCTGCACGGCGAGTACAGCCTGCATCAGCCGGACGGCAAGCTGCGCACGGTCAAGTACAGCTCGAACAAGCACGACGGGTTCCAGGCTGAAGTGTTGATCGATGGAAAACCCCTGCACGAAGAGGAGCTCGCCAAGCTGGCGCACGAAGCGTCCCAGAACGCCGGAgctcagcaccaccaccagcaccagttccaccaccagcacctccaccaccagcaggacgAGCACAAGGCGTACGGTGGCGCCGAGCAGCAGACCTACGGCGGTGAATCGTCCTACGGTGGGGCCGAGGGCGGTGCATCCTACGGTGGTGAAGAGGGCGAGCATGAGCAGTACTACCACCATTAG